One part of the Kryptolebias marmoratus isolate JLee-2015 linkage group LG2, ASM164957v2, whole genome shotgun sequence genome encodes these proteins:
- the med17 gene encoding mediator of RNA polymerase II transcription subunit 17: protein MSGGTAVRISIESSCEKQVQEVALDGTETYVPPLSMSQNLSKLAQRIDFSQGSDSEEDGVDGEPRDREWGKQEPEEEDGTVKFQPSLWPWDSVRNNLRSALTEMCVLYDVLSVVKEKKYMALDPVSQDPSAGKTPQVFQLISKKKSLATAAQLLMKGAEKLSKSVAENQENRRQRDFNAELLRLRSQWKLRKVGDKILGDLSYRSAGSLFPHHGTFEVIKNTDIDLDKKIPEDYCPLDVQIPSDLEGSAYIKVSIQKQAPDIGDLGTVNLFRRPQKNKAGTQPWHVKLEAAQNVLLCKEIFAQLSREAVQIKSQIPHIVVKNQIISQPFPGLQLSISLCHSTGEKKNSRASPEKPKPDDHLYVLEHNLHQMIREFHKQQLSSVVMPHPASAPFGHKRLRLAGPMAYDKAEISSLQQTEGLLEKIIKQAKHIFLRSRTARTIDSLASRIEDPQIQAHWSNINDVYESSVKVLITSHGYEQICKSIQLQLNIGVEQIRVVHRDGRVITLSHQEQELQDFLLSQMSQHQVHAVQQLAKVMGWHVLSFSNHVGLGPVESIGNASAITVASPNGEYAVSVRNGPESGCKVLVQFPRSQVKDLPKSDVIQDAKWSHLRGPSKEVHWSKMEGRNFVYKMELLMAALTPCP from the exons ATGTCTGGCGGTACAGCGGTGAGGATCAGCATCGAGTCTTCCTGTGAGAAACAGGTCCAGGAAGTGGCTCTGGATGGCACAGAGACATATGTCCCCCCTTTGTCCATGTCCCAGAACCTGTCAAAGTTGGCACAAAGAATTGATTTTAGCCAGGGGTCCGACTCAGAGGAGGACGGGGTCGATGGCGAGCCAAGGGACCGAGAGTGGGGCAAGCAGGAGCCCGAGGAAGAAGATG gcacAGTGAAGTTTCAGCCGTCTTTGTGGCCCTGGGACTCGGTGCGAAACAATCTGCGCAGCGCCCTGACAGAGATGTGTGTTCTGTATGATGTTCTGAGCGTGGTGAAGGAGAAGAAGTACATGGCCTTAGATCCAGTTTCCCAGGATCCGTCTGCTGGCAAG ACGCCCCAGGTGTTCCAGCTCAtcagtaaaaagaaatctttggCCACGGCAGCACAGCTCCTCATGAAAGGAGCAGAGAAGCTCAGTAAGTCTGTCGCAGAGAACCAGGAGAACCGGAGGCAGCGGGACTTCAACGCTGAGCTGCTTCGGCTTCGCTCTCAGTGGAAACTCCGCAAAGTGGGAGACAAGATTCTGGGAGACCTCAGCTACCGGAGCGCCG GTTCCCTGTTTCCTCACCACGGCACATTTGAGGTGATCAAAAACACAGATATTGATCTAGATAAAAAGATCCCAGAGGACTACTGTCCACTGGATGTCCAGATCCCCAGTGACTTGGAGGGATCGGCTTATATCAAG GTTTCCATCCAGAAACAGGCTCCAGACATCGGTGATTTAGGAACGGTCAACCTTTTCAGGagaccacaaaaaaacaaagccg GAACGCAGCCGTGGCACGTCAAACTGGAGGCGGCTCAGAACGTTCTGCTCTGCAAGGAAATCTTTGCCCAGCTGTCCAGAGAAGCTGTCCAGATTAAATCCCAGATCCCTCACATCGTCGTGAAGAATCAGATCATCTCGCAGCCCTTCCCAG GTCTGCAGCTGTCCATCTCATTGTGCCACTCCACGGGAGAGAAGAAGAACAGCCGTGCTTCTCCAGAGAAACCCAAACCGGACGACCATCTTTATGTGTTGGAACACAATCTGCATCAAATGATCAGAGAG TTCCACAAGCAGCAGCTGAGTTCTGTGGTCATGCCTCATCCGGCCAGCGCTCCGTTCGGCCACAAACGCCTCCGCCTGGCGGGCCCGATGGCGTACGACAAGGCTGAAATCTCCAGCCTGCAGCAGACTGAGGGGCTGCTGGAGAAGATCATCAAACAGGCCAAACACATCTTCCTACGCAGCAG GACAGCTCGAACCATCGACAGCTTGGCCAGCCGGATCGAAGACCCGCAGATCCAGGCTCACTGGTCCAATATCAACGACGTTTATGAGTCCAGTGTGAAGGTGCTCATCACCTCGCATGGCTACGAGCAGATCTGCAA atccatccagctgcagctcaaCATCGGAGTGGAGCAGATCCGGGTCGTGCACAGAGATGGACGGGTCATCACGCTGTCTCACCaggagcaggagctgcaggacttCCTCCTCTCACAG ATGTCACAGCATCAGGTGCACGCGGTGCAGCAGCTCGCCAAAGTGATGGGCTGGCACGTGCTGAGTTTCAGCAACCACGTCGGCCTGGGTCCGGTGGAGAGCATCGGAAACGCCTCCGCCATCACCGTCGCTTCTCCCAACGGAGAGTACGCCGTCTCAG TCCGTAACGGGCCGGAGAGCGGCTGCAAAGTTTTGGTCCAGTTCCCCCGCAGTCAGGTCAAAGATCTGCCGAAGAGCGACGTCATCCAGGACGCCAAGTGGAGCCACCTCAGGGGCCCGTCCAAAGAGGTGCACTGGAGCAAGATGGAGGGACGTAACTTCGTCTACAAGATGGAGCTGCTCATGGCTGCTCTCACTCCCTGTCCTTAG